In the genome of Nonlabens sp. MB-3u-79, one region contains:
- the hemA gene encoding glutamyl-tRNA reductase, with the protein MAAAAAIYHTFYAIGISYRKADAEIRGAFSLSADAIDNLLVQAKAEGIPSLAVISTCNRTELYGFAQHPFQLIKLLCEHSKGTVEEFEKVAYVHKNEKANDHLFNVGTGLDSQILGDFEIIGQLKLAFRKSKAQRLINPYMERLINAVIQASKRIKTETDLSSGATSVSFASVQYILENFERNSSQRITLFGTGKIGRNTCENLIKHTDNKEITLINRTKNKAELIAGKFDLVVKDYAQLEEQIAQSDILIVATGAQNPTVSKDLICTNNPLLILDLSIPKNVKEDVRELDNVTLVHLDELSKVTNRTLENRENFIPEAHAIISEIHAEFKLWQESRRFAPTMNALKTKLTTLKAAEIKSHRTKITDFNQEQADFIADRIIQKIAGHFANHLRDEEENTEEAIDLLNKIFKLEKVIS; encoded by the coding sequence ATGGCCGCGGCAGCAGCAATTTATCATACATTTTATGCAATAGGAATCAGCTACCGTAAGGCAGATGCTGAGATACGCGGTGCGTTCTCCTTAAGTGCAGATGCGATAGATAATTTGTTGGTACAAGCTAAAGCAGAAGGAATTCCATCGCTTGCTGTGATCTCGACTTGCAACCGTACAGAGTTATACGGTTTTGCTCAGCATCCATTTCAGTTGATTAAATTGTTGTGTGAGCATTCTAAAGGAACGGTAGAGGAATTTGAAAAGGTCGCTTATGTTCATAAAAATGAAAAGGCAAACGATCACCTTTTTAATGTTGGTACCGGATTGGACAGTCAGATCTTAGGAGATTTTGAAATTATTGGTCAATTGAAATTGGCTTTCAGGAAATCAAAAGCTCAGCGATTGATCAACCCTTATATGGAGCGGTTGATTAATGCGGTTATTCAAGCGAGCAAACGCATTAAAACGGAGACTGATTTAAGCAGTGGAGCGACCTCAGTGAGCTTTGCTAGTGTGCAGTACATCTTAGAAAATTTTGAAAGAAATTCCAGTCAGCGCATCACCTTGTTCGGTACGGGTAAAATAGGCCGTAATACTTGTGAAAATCTCATCAAGCATACGGATAATAAAGAAATAACGTTAATCAATCGTACGAAGAATAAGGCAGAACTTATCGCTGGTAAATTTGATCTTGTAGTAAAAGATTATGCGCAACTAGAAGAGCAAATAGCTCAAAGCGATATCCTTATAGTTGCCACAGGAGCACAAAACCCTACTGTTTCCAAAGACTTAATTTGCACGAATAATCCTTTATTAATTCTTGATCTCTCTATTCCTAAGAATGTAAAAGAAGACGTAAGAGAGCTAGACAATGTTACTCTAGTGCATCTAGACGAGCTTTCTAAAGTAACTAATCGCACGCTGGAAAACAGGGAGAATTTTATTCCAGAAGCACATGCAATCATTTCTGAAATCCATGCAGAGTTCAAGCTTTGGCAGGAATCACGACGTTTTGCTCCTACGATGAATGCTTTAAAGACAAAGCTTACCACCCTCAAAGCGGCAGAGATTAAAAGTCATCGAACTAAAATTACAGATTTTAATCAAGAGCAAGCAGACTTTATCGCTGACCGAATCATACAAAAAATTGCCGGTCATTTTGCAAATCATCTGCGCGATGAAGAAGAAAATACCGAAGAGGCTATTGATTTATTGAACAAGATTTTTAAGCTGGAAAAGGTAATTTCATAA